A stretch of the Aphis gossypii isolate Hap1 chromosome 2, ASM2018417v2, whole genome shotgun sequence genome encodes the following:
- the LOC114127293 gene encoding forkhead box protein J1.2-like, with protein sequence MLDVKRSISMLPAPVNSEPDTDLTSLNWLHSLTNILSVPSLPTPPDSPNSPTRLADQNPKKLPHKIRFQMSLESAEQYKNNGDKKPPFSYSTLICMAMKAKGNKVTLSSIYGWIRENFLYYRNADPSWKNSIRHNLSLNKFFVKVPRSKDEPGKGGFWKFDVDCLEGGARRKRTSSRRRASRMQQKNNASKRHGEMTVEDEKALELAVQSLEEEQRHMDNSLDNNLDGFHQHPLILPVDEPMGVPELVYSCSINAATVDPFMSSVVDYTIIDIPNDHQPQIATDEELTMLTNLTWDDSQMDLLDSLLDSL encoded by the exons ATGTTGGACGTCAAGAGGTCGATTTCCATGCTTCCAGCACCAGTAAACTCGGAACCAGACACGGATCTGACCAGTCTGAACTGGTTGCATAGTTTGACAAACATACTATCGGTGCCATCTTTGCCTACTCCTCCTGATTCACCTAATTCGCCCACGCGTTTAGCAGATCAGAATCCCAAAAAACTTCCGCATAAAATCCGTTTTCAAATGA GTTTGGAAAGCGCCgaacaatacaaaaacaacGGGGACAAAAAACCGCCATTCTCATATTCTACATTGATCTGTATGGCTATGAAAGCCAAAGGAAATAAAGTTACGTTAAGTTCCATATATGGTTGGATCAGAGAAAACTTTTTGTACTACCGTAACGCTGATCCAAGTTGGAAG aaCTCGATCAGACACAATTTATCGCTAAACAAATTCTTCGTAAAAGTGCCGCGATCTAAAGATGAACCAGGTAAAGGAGGATTTTGGAAGTTTGATGTCGATTGCTTAGAAGGTGGTGCTCGGCGTAAACGAACAA GTAGCCGGAGGCGGGCAAGTCGGATGCAGCAAAAGAACAACGCGAGCAAGAGACACGGAGAGATGACCGTCGAAGACGAAAAAGCGCTCGAGTTGGCCGTCCAGTCGCTGGAAGAGGAACAGCGACATATGGACAACAGTTTGGACAATAATTTGGACGGTTTCCACCAGCATCCGTTGATACTTCCGGTCGACGAGCCGATGGGCGTACCCGAGTTGGTCTACAGCTGTTCGATAAACGCAGCCACCGTGGATCCGTTCATGTCTTCTGTAGTCGATTACACGATAATCGACATACCCAACGACCATCAGCCACAAATCGCCACGGACGAAGAGCTAACCATGCTCACGAACTTGACGTGGGACGATTCGCAAATGGATCTACTCGATTCGTTGCTAGACTCGTTGTAG